In Candidatus Stygibacter australis, one DNA window encodes the following:
- a CDS encoding protein kinase family protein, with protein sequence MLTENEIIKFTRNKDLTFVKYLNRGGFGITVLLRDEEIDTEFVCKKYSPEYESQRSDFYSNFINEIKLMHLLYHRNVVRIFNFYLYPKTNTGFIVMEYIDGHNIEEYLKKHPEEINSIFLQTVQAFEYLELNNILHRDIRGPNILVTPEGNVKVIDFGFGKEIKFDSDEKKSINLNWWCSLPDEFSDNIYNHSTEIYFIGKLFELLITNNNITTFEYSDILRHMICSDPSSRLGSASEINKQITTREFSGINFLSSEKLTYQQFADMLLSVIGEIFYDAKYIDEIQQVINNLEKLKQNTLLEDNLFDNRKLIYCFIDGGYSFRSNVFLEMDVIRNFVQLMIGNPLEKQNIIYNNLKIRLDSIQRTQKDDEVPF encoded by the coding sequence ATGTTAACAGAAAACGAAATAATAAAATTTACTAGAAATAAAGATCTTACTTTTGTGAAGTATTTGAATAGAGGTGGTTTCGGCATTACTGTTTTGCTAAGAGATGAAGAAATTGATACAGAATTTGTATGTAAAAAATATTCACCCGAATATGAATCTCAGAGAAGTGATTTTTATTCCAATTTTATCAATGAAATTAAGCTTATGCACTTATTATATCATCGTAATGTTGTTAGGATTTTCAATTTCTATCTGTATCCTAAGACAAACACAGGATTCATTGTGATGGAATACATTGATGGACACAATATTGAAGAATATCTCAAGAAGCATCCTGAGGAAATTAACAGTATTTTTTTACAAACTGTACAGGCATTTGAGTATTTAGAATTGAATAACATTCTTCACCGAGATATTAGAGGTCCAAATATCCTTGTAACACCAGAAGGAAATGTAAAAGTAATTGATTTCGGATTTGGTAAAGAAATTAAATTTGACAGTGATGAGAAAAAAAGTATAAACTTAAATTGGTGGTGCTCTTTACCAGATGAATTTTCAGATAATATCTATAATCATTCCACTGAGATATATTTTATAGGAAAATTGTTTGAATTATTAATCACCAACAATAATATAACTACTTTTGAATACAGTGATATTTTAAGGCACATGATTTGCAGTGACCCTTCAAGTAGATTAGGTTCTGCATCTGAAATTAACAAGCAAATCACTACTCGAGAGTTTTCAGGAATTAATTTCTTAAGCAGTGAAAAGCTTACATATCAGCAATTTGCAGATATGCTGCTAAGTGTAATAGGAGAAATTTTTTACGATGCGAAATACATTGATGAAATACAGCAAGTAATAAATAACTTGGAGAAGTTGAAACAAAATACTTTACTTGAAGATAATTTATTTGATAATAGAAAGTTAATATACTGTTTCATAGACGGTGGTTATTCATTCAGATCAAATGTTTTTCTAGAAATGGATGTAATAAGGAATTTTGTTCAATTAATGATAGGGAATCCTCTTGAGAAGCAGAACATAATTTACAATAACCTAAAAATACGACTAGATTCCATTCAAAGAACTCAAAAGGATGATGAAGTTCCATTTTAG